One window of the Methylovirgula sp. HY1 genome contains the following:
- the hisS gene encoding histidine--tRNA ligase, giving the protein MNDAKKPAARTAARLPRGLIDRGPADLAATEKMLAAIKKVYQLYGFEAVETPFIEYTEALGKFLPDQDRPNEGVFSFQDDDEQWLSLRYDLTAPLARYVAENFDRLPKPYRSYRAGYVFRNEKPGPGRFRQFMQFDADTVGSASPAADAELCMMAADTLEALGIKRGDYVIKVNNRKVLDGVLEAIGLGGDENAGRRLIVLRAMDKFDKFGDEVRLLLGEGRKDESGDFTKGANLKADQQREIMTLLHSNAQLVDVSSLSEAMRADAAILADAPQNAFSNNETLKIFGAHFGYNKLVSDGLAELQAIADICAAAGYGTRRIRIDPSVVRGLEYYTGPVFEAELTFEIDGEDGKPIRFGSIGGGGRFDGLVARFRGEPVPATGFSIGVSRLYAALKAINSPIVSGAEQRGPVVVLVLDKEEIGRYQKFVSALRNEGIAAELYLGSAGMNAQLKYADKRGSICAIIQGSNEREKGEIAIRDLMLGAELAAMTKDRADYLELRAKAQFTVPEADLVKAVKEVLGRHS; this is encoded by the coding sequence ATGAACGACGCAAAAAAACCGGCGGCGCGGACCGCCGCGAGACTGCCGCGCGGCCTGATCGATCGCGGACCCGCCGATCTTGCCGCGACGGAGAAAATGCTCGCCGCGATCAAGAAGGTCTACCAGCTCTATGGCTTCGAGGCGGTCGAGACGCCGTTCATCGAATATACCGAGGCGCTCGGCAAATTTCTGCCGGATCAGGATCGGCCCAATGAAGGCGTCTTTTCGTTTCAGGACGATGACGAGCAATGGCTGTCGCTGCGCTATGATCTGACGGCGCCGCTCGCGCGCTATGTGGCGGAGAATTTCGATCGCCTGCCGAAGCCTTATCGCAGCTATCGCGCCGGCTACGTCTTCCGCAACGAAAAGCCGGGGCCGGGACGTTTTCGCCAATTCATGCAATTCGATGCTGATACGGTCGGCTCGGCGTCACCTGCCGCTGATGCGGAGCTCTGCATGATGGCGGCGGATACGCTCGAAGCGCTCGGCATCAAGCGCGGCGATTATGTGATCAAGGTGAATAATCGCAAAGTGCTCGATGGAGTACTCGAGGCAATCGGCCTTGGCGGTGACGAGAATGCCGGACGCAGACTCATAGTGCTGCGGGCGATGGATAAGTTCGATAAATTTGGTGACGAGGTGCGTTTACTTCTGGGGGAAGGCCGCAAAGACGAGTCGGGCGATTTCACTAAGGGCGCGAATCTCAAAGCAGATCAGCAGCGTGAAATAATGACGCTGCTGCACTCCAACGCACAACTTGTCGATGTCTCAAGCTTATCAGAGGCGATGAGAGCCGATGCTGCTATCCTGGCAGATGCGCCTCAGAATGCATTTTCGAACAATGAAACGTTGAAAATTTTCGGCGCTCATTTTGGTTACAATAAATTGGTTAGCGATGGATTGGCTGAACTGCAGGCCATCGCAGACATATGTGCAGCTGCTGGGTACGGAACTCGTCGCATCCGCATCGATCCCTCCGTCGTCCGCGGCCTCGAATATTACACCGGCCCCGTCTTTGAAGCCGAGCTGACCTTCGAAATCGATGGCGAGGACGGCAAGCCCATTCGCTTCGGCTCGATCGGCGGCGGCGGCCGCTTTGACGGGCTTGTCGCGCGTTTTCGCGGCGAGCCGGTTCCTGCGACAGGTTTTTCGATCGGCGTCTCGCGGCTCTATGCGGCGCTCAAAGCAATCAACTCGCCGATCGTTTCAGGTGCCGAGCAGCGCGGCCCCGTCGTCGTGCTCGTCCTCGATAAAGAGGAGATCGGCCGCTATCAAAAATTCGTCTCGGCGCTGCGCAATGAAGGCATTGCCGCAGAACTCTATCTCGGTTCGGCCGGCATGAACGCGCAGCTCAAATATGCCGACAAGCGCGGCTCGATCTGCGCCATCATTCAAGGCTCGAACGAGCGCGAGAAAGGCGAAATCGCGATCCGCGATCTCATGCTCGGCGCCGAGCTCGCCGCGATGACCAAGGACCGTGCCGATTATCTCGAATTGCGCGCCAAGGCGCAATTCACCGTGCCGGAAGCCGATCTTGTCAAGGCGGTGAAAGAGGTTTTGGGGCGCCATTCATAA
- a CDS encoding DUF2076 domain-containing protein translates to MSPDERQLLTGLFDRIRGAAATPRDPEAEALISDAVKAMPFAPYLLAQAVIVQDHALQAANTKLQELEARIRDMEQQQQPSQAAGTGGFLGGLGSIFGSGSPRSAPPPQQPSPWGQQPQQPSYQQPYEPPPPPSGGPWGSAPGMGAPLGGGMMGGGGGGFLKGALGAAAGVAGGVLLADSIRGLFGAHNNPLGIGSGFGGLGGGLGGGLGSGMGGSETVVNNYYEDSSDNAADVNDADDSDSMQDASYDDDSSNDDGSYDV, encoded by the coding sequence ATGTCACCCGACGAACGCCAGTTGCTCACCGGTCTCTTCGACCGTATCCGCGGCGCGGCGGCGACGCCCCGCGATCCGGAAGCCGAGGCGTTGATCTCAGATGCCGTCAAGGCCATGCCCTTCGCGCCTTATTTGCTGGCGCAGGCCGTCATCGTGCAGGACCATGCCCTACAGGCGGCCAATACCAAGCTCCAGGAGCTCGAAGCCAGGATTCGCGACATGGAGCAGCAACAACAGCCGAGCCAAGCTGCCGGTACGGGTGGCTTTTTGGGCGGGCTCGGCTCGATTTTCGGCAGCGGTAGCCCAAGATCGGCTCCGCCGCCGCAGCAGCCTAGCCCCTGGGGGCAGCAGCCACAGCAGCCATCCTATCAGCAGCCCTATGAGCCCCCGCCGCCGCCCTCCGGCGGTCCGTGGGGTAGCGCCCCCGGCATGGGTGCCCCATTGGGAGGCGGAATGATGGGCGGCGGTGGCGGCGGCTTTCTGAAGGGCGCCTTGGGCGCCGCGGCGGGCGTCGCCGGTGGCGTGCTTCTCGCCGATTCGATCCGCGGCCTGTTCGGCGCGCATAACAATCCGCTCGGGATCGGCAGCGGTTTCGGCGGCTTGGGTGGCGGCTTGGGTGGTGGCCTGGGATCCGGAATGGGCGGCAGCGAAACCGTGGTCAATAATTATTATGAGGATTCATCGGACAACGCGGCTGATGTCAACGATGCGGATGATTCCGACTCGATGCAGGATGCGTCCTATGACGATGATTCCAGCAATGACGATGGAAGCTACGACGTCTGA
- a CDS encoding 50S ribosomal protein L11 methyltransferase yields the protein MLEGLPPNNAAHVMRLTCDEATARRVADIIVETFDPAETAAAAFEDEGANPRQDWRPGQWTVEAYFGQAPDEAQIRDLVACAAGPAAAAALSFARIETRDWVASSLAGLRSVRAGRFLLHGGHDRAAARANDIGIEIEAALAFGTGHHGSTRGCLLALDRLAKRKRPMAILDVGTGSGVLAIAAAKRFRRPVQAGDIDPIAVAAASANARQNGVARLVRPVVAKGLGHPALQAGAPYDLVFANILARPLRKLAPAIAALLAEDGEIILSGLLGCDVAGVVSAYRAQGLALTWRLDIEGWATLMMRRGAARG from the coding sequence ATGCTCGAAGGCCTCCCCCCCAATAATGCCGCGCATGTGATGCGTCTCACCTGCGACGAGGCCACCGCCCGCCGCGTCGCCGACATCATCGTCGAGACCTTCGATCCGGCCGAAACCGCGGCCGCCGCTTTCGAGGACGAGGGGGCAAACCCGCGCCAGGATTGGCGGCCCGGCCAATGGACGGTGGAGGCCTATTTCGGTCAGGCGCCGGATGAGGCGCAAATCCGCGATCTCGTCGCCTGCGCCGCCGGCCCTGCCGCCGCGGCCGCCCTCAGCTTTGCCAGGATCGAGACCCGCGATTGGGTTGCCTCGTCGCTTGCCGGCCTGCGCAGCGTCCGCGCCGGCCGGTTCCTCCTGCATGGCGGGCATGATCGTGCCGCGGCGCGCGCCAATGACATTGGGATCGAGATCGAGGCGGCGCTCGCCTTCGGCACCGGCCATCATGGCTCGACGCGCGGCTGCCTGCTCGCGCTCGACCGTCTCGCCAAGCGCAAGCGGCCAATGGCCATTCTCGATGTCGGCACCGGCAGCGGCGTGCTCGCCATAGCGGCCGCGAAACGCTTCCGTCGGCCGGTGCAAGCCGGCGATATCGATCCCATCGCTGTCGCGGCGGCCAGCGCCAATGCGCGGCAAAACGGCGTGGCGCGCCTCGTGCGGCCGGTTGTGGCAAAGGGCCTGGGCCATCCGGCTTTGCAGGCCGGCGCGCCTTATGATCTCGTCTTCGCCAATATTCTGGCGCGGCCGCTGCGCAAGCTGGCGCCGGCCATCGCGGCTCTCCTCGCGGAAGATGGCGAAATCATCCTGTCCGGCCTTCTCGGCTGCGATGTCGCCGGCGTCGTCAGTGCCTATCGCGCCCAGGGGCTGGCGCTCACCTGGCGCCTCGATATCGAGGGCTGGGCGACGCTCATGATGCGCCGTGGTGCCGCGCGCGGCTGA
- a CDS encoding NAD(P)/FAD-dependent oxidoreductase, which translates to MSEDKGVVIIGAGHGGVQLAASLREEGYQDKIVLLGDEKDPPYQRPPLSKAYMKHETPEDGVILRGPDFYPQQKIDLMLGERVVEIDRAARRLTCASGTRLEYSKLVFATGGVMRQLRIDGADLTNVFSLRTLAEARTMRDCFDHSKNVVIIGAGFIGLEFAATAAAKGCAVNVIELATRPMARAVTEQTSAFFAAEHKKLGVVINFATSVTAIKGEAGRVKEVVLTDGRVLPADLVLIGIGLVPSDELAKAAGLECPNGIKVDDKQVTSDENIFAIGDAAYHFNPFAKRWMRLESVQNATDQARVLAKHLTGKPAHYESVPWFWSDQADLKLQMVGFLDDCDRIIMRGSLEERAYSLFGFKEGKLAGVESVNKAGDHMLARRLIGENISISPEMVADPNSDLKSLLRGVRR; encoded by the coding sequence ATGAGTGAAGACAAAGGCGTCGTCATTATCGGGGCGGGGCATGGTGGCGTTCAGCTCGCCGCCTCCCTGCGTGAGGAAGGCTATCAGGACAAGATCGTCCTTCTCGGCGATGAGAAGGATCCGCCCTATCAGCGGCCGCCTTTGTCCAAGGCCTATATGAAACATGAGACGCCGGAGGACGGCGTGATCCTGCGCGGCCCGGATTTCTATCCGCAGCAGAAGATCGACCTCATGCTCGGCGAAAGGGTGGTCGAGATCGATCGCGCCGCACGCAGGCTGACATGCGCCTCCGGTACGAGGCTCGAATATTCCAAGCTCGTGTTCGCGACTGGCGGCGTCATGCGGCAATTGAGGATCGACGGCGCGGATTTGACCAATGTCTTCTCATTGCGCACTCTGGCGGAAGCGCGGACGATGCGCGATTGCTTCGACCATTCGAAGAATGTCGTCATCATCGGCGCCGGCTTCATCGGCCTCGAATTCGCTGCAACCGCCGCCGCCAAGGGCTGCGCGGTCAATGTGATCGAACTCGCGACCCGGCCGATGGCGCGCGCCGTGACGGAACAAACCTCCGCCTTCTTTGCCGCCGAGCACAAGAAGCTCGGCGTCGTCATCAATTTCGCAACGAGCGTCACCGCGATCAAGGGCGAAGCCGGTAGAGTGAAAGAGGTCGTCTTGACCGACGGCCGCGTGCTGCCGGCCGATCTCGTCTTGATCGGCATCGGCCTGGTGCCGAGCGATGAACTCGCCAAGGCTGCCGGCCTCGAATGCCCGAACGGCATCAAGGTCGACGACAAGCAGGTCACGAGCGACGAAAACATCTTCGCGATCGGCGACGCGGCCTATCATTTCAACCCCTTCGCCAAACGCTGGATGCGCCTCGAATCGGTGCAGAATGCGACGGATCAGGCGCGGGTGCTGGCCAAACATCTCACCGGCAAGCCGGCGCATTACGAATCCGTGCCGTGGTTCTGGAGCGACCAGGCCGACTTGAAATTGCAGATGGTCGGTTTTCTCGATGATTGCGATAGGATCATCATGCGCGGCTCGCTCGAAGAGCGCGCCTATTCGCTCTTTGGCTTCAAGGAGGGCAAGCTCGCCGGCGTCGAATCGGTGAATAAGGCGGGCGATCACATGCTGGCGCGCCGCCTCATCGGCGAGAATATTTCGATCAGCCCGGAAATGGTCGCCGACCCCAATTCCGATTTGAAATCGCTGCTCAGAGGCGTGCGAAGGTAG
- a CDS encoding type II toxin-antitoxin system HicB family antitoxin yields MSSPGCFSAADEMDDLFANAAEALALWTEAMIADRQEIPAPLWGLRWHGHESLRLPPSLRAKRSNPVLFKRVWIASLLAMTPYAGSSGEDTRGSY; encoded by the coding sequence ATGAGTTCGCCCGGCTGCTTTTCCGCAGCCGATGAGATGGACGATCTCTTTGCCAATGCGGCCGAGGCCCTTGCCCTTTGGACCGAGGCCATGATTGCGGATCGGCAGGAGATTCCTGCGCCGCTTTGGGGATTGCGATGGCACGGGCACGAGAGCCTACGTTTGCCACCGTCATTGCGAGCGAAGCGAAGCAATCCAGTCTTATTTAAGCGAGTCTGGATTGCTTCGCTCCTCGCAATGACGCCTTATGCGGGTTCGTCCGGAGAAGACACGCGCGGGAGCTATTAA
- a CDS encoding ATP-dependent helicase codes for MSDPLSGFGDSAGRFDAPEIRPDGIAARARASVSGQHYLEGLNGEQRAAVEALDGPVLVLAGAGTGKTRVLTTRIAHILGSGRAFPSQILAVTFTNKAAREMKERIASLAGAGAEGMPWLGTFHAISTKILRRHAELVGLKSSFTILDTDDQIRLLKQVIAAENIDEKRWPARSLAYQIDAWKNRGLDPAHVPAGEAAAFANGKGGRLYQLYQERLKILNAADFGDLLLECLRLFREHPDVLKEYQERFRYMLVDEYQDTNTVQYLWLKLLAQGRHNVCCVGDDDQSIYGWRGADVDNILRFEQDFPGATIIRLERNYRSTGHILSVAAGLIAHNQGRLGKTLFTDGEAGDKPSVTGVWDSQDEARMIGDEIEALQRHGHDLDEIAILVRASFQMREFEERFITLGLPYRVIGGPRFYERAEIRDALAYLRCVAQPSDDLAFERIFNVPKRGLGDATLQLLHDHARRQQISLMQSAQMMIETEELRPKPRHMLRDLLTSFARWSSLIDAKPQGELAEMILEESGYTDMWQKDRTAEAAGRLENLKELVRSMEEFPNLFAFLEHVSLVMDAEAKDAEERVSIMTLHAAKGLEFETVFLPGWEEGLFPHQRALDESGRAGLEEERRLAYVGVTRAKRRVKIYFATNRRIRGLWQTTIPSRFLDELPEPHVEVIEAASGTAYGGYAQSRFANMDSYQSSYQTPGWQRAQRRNAQEQQNEQRGARGAAKGASHGFGESAARRGPLLIEGELVAASSAASSFVKGARVFHIKFGNGTVAAVDGNKLTVDFDKAGRKMVLESFVQAA; via the coding sequence TTGAGTGATCCTCTTTCCGGGTTTGGGGATTCGGCCGGCCGCTTTGACGCGCCAGAGATCCGACCGGACGGCATTGCCGCCCGCGCCCGCGCCTCAGTTTCCGGCCAGCACTATCTCGAAGGCCTCAATGGCGAGCAGCGTGCCGCGGTCGAGGCGCTCGACGGTCCGGTTCTCGTGTTGGCGGGTGCGGGGACGGGCAAAACCCGGGTCTTGACGACCCGCATCGCCCATATTCTCGGAAGCGGCCGCGCCTTTCCGAGCCAGATTCTGGCCGTTACCTTCACCAATAAAGCCGCGCGCGAGATGAAGGAACGCATTGCTTCTCTCGCGGGGGCGGGCGCCGAAGGCATGCCCTGGCTTGGCACGTTCCACGCGATCTCGACCAAGATCCTGCGGCGGCACGCCGAACTCGTGGGCCTCAAATCCTCTTTCACCATTCTCGATACGGACGATCAGATCCGGCTGCTGAAACAGGTGATCGCCGCCGAAAACATCGACGAGAAACGCTGGCCGGCGCGCAGCCTCGCCTATCAGATCGATGCTTGGAAGAATCGCGGACTCGATCCCGCGCATGTGCCGGCCGGCGAGGCGGCGGCTTTTGCCAATGGCAAAGGCGGCAGGCTTTATCAGCTCTATCAAGAGCGGCTGAAGATTTTGAACGCCGCCGATTTCGGCGATCTGCTGCTCGAATGTCTGCGGCTCTTCCGCGAACATCCGGATGTCTTGAAAGAGTATCAAGAGCGCTTCCGCTACATGCTCGTCGATGAGTATCAAGACACCAATACGGTTCAATATCTCTGGCTGAAGCTGCTCGCCCAGGGCCGTCACAATGTCTGCTGCGTCGGCGACGACGATCAATCGATCTATGGTTGGCGCGGCGCCGACGTCGACAATATTCTGCGCTTCGAGCAGGATTTTCCCGGCGCGACGATCATCCGGCTGGAACGCAATTATCGCTCGACCGGGCATATTCTCAGCGTCGCCGCCGGTCTCATCGCGCATAACCAAGGCCGGCTCGGCAAGACGCTCTTCACCGATGGCGAGGCTGGCGACAAGCCGAGCGTCACCGGGGTTTGGGATTCGCAAGACGAGGCGCGGATGATCGGCGACGAGATCGAGGCCTTGCAGCGGCACGGCCATGATCTCGACGAGATCGCGATTCTCGTGCGCGCGTCATTTCAGATGCGCGAATTCGAAGAACGCTTCATCACCCTTGGTCTGCCTTACCGTGTCATCGGCGGTCCGCGCTTTTACGAGCGCGCCGAAATCCGCGATGCGCTGGCCTATCTGCGGTGTGTCGCACAGCCGAGTGACGATCTCGCTTTCGAGCGCATCTTCAATGTGCCCAAACGCGGCCTCGGCGATGCGACCTTGCAGCTCTTGCACGATCATGCCCGGCGCCAGCAGATCAGTCTGATGCAATCGGCGCAAATGATGATCGAAACCGAGGAATTGCGGCCGAAACCACGGCACATGCTGCGCGATCTTCTCACCTCCTTCGCCCGCTGGTCATCGCTCATCGACGCCAAGCCGCAGGGCGAACTCGCCGAAATGATTCTGGAGGAATCCGGCTATACCGACATGTGGCAGAAGGACCGCACCGCGGAGGCCGCCGGGCGACTCGAAAACCTGAAGGAACTCGTCCGCTCGATGGAGGAGTTTCCCAATCTCTTCGCTTTCCTAGAGCATGTTTCGCTGGTCATGGACGCCGAGGCCAAGGACGCTGAAGAACGCGTCTCGATCATGACGCTGCACGCCGCTAAAGGCCTCGAATTTGAAACCGTCTTTCTGCCCGGCTGGGAGGAAGGGCTGTTCCCGCATCAGCGCGCGCTCGACGAGTCCGGCCGCGCCGGGCTCGAAGAAGAACGCCGCCTCGCCTATGTCGGCGTCACGCGCGCCAAGCGCCGCGTCAAAATCTATTTCGCCACCAACCGCCGCATTCGCGGCTTGTGGCAGACGACGATCCCCTCGCGCTTTCTCGATGAATTGCCGGAGCCGCATGTCGAGGTGATCGAAGCGGCGTCGGGCACCGCCTATGGCGGCTATGCGCAATCGCGCTTCGCCAATATGGACAGTTATCAATCGTCCTATCAGACGCCGGGCTGGCAGCGCGCGCAGCGGCGCAATGCCCAAGAACAGCAGAATGAGCAGCGCGGCGCACGCGGCGCCGCCAAGGGCGCGAGCCATGGATTCGGCGAAAGCGCGGCGCGGCGCGGGCCGTTGCTGATCGAAGGCGAGCTCGTCGCCGCATCTTCGGCCGCTTCATCCTTCGTCAAAGGCGCGCGGGTGTTTCACATCAAATTCGGCAATGGCACGGTCGCCGCCGTCGACGGCAATAAGCTGACCGTGGACTTCGATAAGGCCGGACGGAAAATGGTTTTGGAGAGTTTTGTCCAGGCGGCGTGA
- a CDS encoding glycoside hydrolase family 15 protein, with protein sequence MSTLDLAAIGNCAIASLIDRNARHVWFCFPRLDADPVFSALLGGDAPTHGFMDVVVRDAVETSQCYLANTAVLETVITDRHGGKVRIVDFAPRFERFGRRFRPPMLVRRIEPLAKRTRLAVRIRPLFDHGADQPSISVGSNHVRFTGANATLRVTSDMAIAYILEEAEFSLDRPITLFIGADESIQETPDSLAQSFLANTINDWRAWVRGLSIPFEWQEEVIRSAITLKLCSCEDTGAIVAALTTSIPEAPDSARNWDYRFCWLRDAFFTVGALNRLGATQTMERFIRFVIDAVLRDDDISIAPLYPVSPATSSIERIAPALMGYKGMGPVRIGNAAASQIQNDVYGSIILTAAQMFWDERLTPADNLGLYHQLRNMGRLAARYAMTPDAGPWEYRGRLVVNTYSAAMCWAALHRLALIAERVGESAEAAEWEAASRKLRSEILARATTPEGWLSGVLDKSVADATSLLLPEIGLLPANDPRVAKTLEVTAQRLLRDGFVMRYDEADDFGHPETAFLVCTFWYVDALALAGRRDEAREIFKNVLAVRNSAGLLSEDIAPATRMMWGNFPQAYSHVGLIHSAARLSRGWEESLWRAS encoded by the coding sequence ATGAGCACACTCGATCTCGCTGCCATCGGAAATTGTGCCATCGCGAGCCTCATCGATCGCAATGCGCGTCACGTTTGGTTCTGCTTCCCGCGTCTCGATGCCGATCCGGTGTTTTCCGCATTGCTGGGCGGGGATGCGCCCACACATGGCTTTATGGATGTCGTCGTCCGCGATGCGGTTGAGACGAGCCAGTGCTATCTTGCCAACACGGCCGTCTTGGAGACGGTGATCACCGATCGGCATGGCGGCAAGGTTCGCATCGTCGATTTCGCGCCGCGCTTCGAGCGCTTCGGCCGCCGCTTTCGGCCGCCGATGCTCGTACGCCGCATCGAGCCGCTGGCCAAGCGGACGCGTCTGGCCGTGCGTATCCGCCCACTCTTCGATCACGGCGCCGACCAGCCATCGATCAGCGTCGGCAGCAATCATGTGCGCTTCACCGGCGCCAATGCGACGCTGCGCGTGACCAGCGACATGGCGATTGCCTATATACTCGAGGAGGCCGAGTTCTCGCTCGATCGCCCTATTACTCTGTTCATCGGTGCTGATGAATCGATTCAAGAGACGCCGGATTCGCTCGCGCAGAGCTTTTTGGCCAATACGATCAATGATTGGCGCGCCTGGGTTCGCGGACTTTCGATTCCTTTCGAATGGCAGGAAGAGGTCATTCGTTCGGCGATTACACTCAAGCTCTGCAGCTGCGAAGATACGGGCGCGATTGTTGCGGCGCTGACGACCTCGATTCCCGAGGCGCCGGACTCGGCGCGCAATTGGGATTATCGCTTTTGTTGGCTGCGCGATGCCTTCTTCACCGTCGGTGCGCTCAATCGGCTCGGCGCGACGCAGACCATGGAACGTTTCATCCGCTTCGTCATCGACGCGGTTTTGCGCGACGACGATATTTCGATTGCGCCGCTCTATCCGGTTTCGCCGGCGACGAGTTCGATCGAGCGCATCGCGCCGGCGCTGATGGGCTATAAAGGCATGGGGCCGGTGCGCATCGGCAACGCCGCCGCGTCACAAATTCAAAACGATGTCTATGGTTCGATCATTCTGACCGCGGCGCAAATGTTCTGGGACGAGCGTCTCACGCCGGCGGATAATCTTGGCCTCTATCATCAATTGCGGAATATGGGCCGGCTCGCGGCGCGCTATGCGATGACGCCCGACGCCGGGCCGTGGGAATATCGCGGACGGCTCGTCGTCAATACTTACTCGGCGGCCATGTGCTGGGCAGCGCTGCATCGCTTGGCGCTGATCGCCGAGCGGGTGGGGGAAAGCGCCGAAGCGGCCGAATGGGAGGCCGCTTCGCGCAAATTGCGCAGCGAAATATTGGCCCGGGCGACGACGCCGGAGGGTTGGCTGTCGGGCGTGCTCGACAAATCCGTCGCCGATGCCACTTCGCTGCTGCTGCCGGAGATCGGACTTTTGCCGGCGAACGATCCGCGCGTCGCCAAGACGCTCGAAGTGACGGCGCAACGTCTCCTGCGCGATGGTTTCGTCATGCGCTATGACGAAGCGGACGATTTCGGCCATCCCGAGACGGCCTTCCTTGTTTGCACCTTTTGGTATGTCGATGCCTTGGCGCTCGCCGGCAGGCGCGACGAGGCGCGCGAAATCTTCAAAAATGTGCTTGCCGTGCGCAATTCCGCTGGCCTCCTATCGGAAGATATCGCACCGGCAACGCGCATGATGTGGGGGAATTTCCCACAAGCCTATTCGCATGTCGGCCTCATTCATTCGGCTGCGCGGCTGTCACGCGGATGGGAGGAGTCGTTATGGCGCGCATCGTGA
- the otsB gene encoding trehalose-phosphatase yields the protein MFLDLDGTLLDIAPTPDAVVVPDDLVADLASASKALKGALAIVSGRGIESVDALLKPLSLPVGCEHGAIIRLPSGLCDEVEIKVPEEWKRAVQDLAAACPGVFAEIKRHNIVAHYRKAPAYEAAVRRALSDLVAEDPQNFELLEAKMAFEIRPRQVTKARAVHALMNVAPFRGRRPVFVGDDTTDVDGFQAAVALGGVGLDVAPAFAGRPAEVRAWLKRFAEL from the coding sequence TTGTTTCTCGATCTTGATGGGACTCTGCTCGACATCGCGCCGACGCCGGATGCGGTCGTCGTGCCGGATGATCTCGTTGCAGATCTTGCTTCGGCATCGAAGGCGCTCAAGGGCGCGCTCGCGATCGTCAGCGGCCGCGGAATCGAAAGTGTCGATGCGCTGCTGAAACCGCTCAGCCTGCCCGTCGGCTGCGAGCACGGTGCGATCATCCGTTTGCCGAGCGGCCTGTGTGACGAGGTCGAAATCAAGGTTCCCGAAGAATGGAAGCGCGCCGTGCAGGATCTTGCAGCGGCCTGTCCCGGCGTGTTCGCCGAAATCAAGCGGCATAATATCGTCGCGCATTATCGCAAAGCGCCGGCCTATGAGGCCGCGGTGCGCCGCGCGCTTAGCGACTTGGTGGCAGAGGATCCGCAAAATTTCGAATTGCTCGAAGCCAAAATGGCTTTCGAGATTAGACCGCGGCAGGTGACCAAGGCGCGCGCGGTCCACGCGTTGATGAATGTTGCGCCTTTCCGCGGCCGTCGCCCGGTTTTCGTCGGTGACGATACGACCGATGTGGATGGGTTCCAGGCCGCCGTCGCGCTCGGGGGAGTCGGCCTCGATGTCGCGCCGGCTTTCGCCGGCCGTCCGGCCGAAGTGCGGGCTTGGCTGAAGCGTTTCGCTGAACTGTAA